The genomic segment CCATCTgtgttttcttgtcttttcACAATTTCGCTACACTTAATTCTTAAAGGCAGGAAAGTTCGGGAAGCTCAATAAGTTTATAAGGTTTCCAGAAACTCTAGATTTGGCACCATATGTCAGTGGAGGGAGTGAAAAATCACATGACTACAAACTCTATGGAGTCATTGTTCACTTGGATATAATGAATGCGGCGTTTTCTGGCCACTATGTCTGCTATATCAGAAATCAAAATAAGTGGTACAAGGCTGATGATAGCACGGTAAGTTTCTCATATATTATCATTGGAATGTTGGTTGTGAATTGGTTTCTAAAtaagctttgtttttgttacatttttacCTGTGTTTGATATATGTTGCACTTTGGAAGTAAATAGAATTTCCTACCTCTCTGACAACATTATAGGTGTACATTGtttgcttcttccttttctATGTCGAATTTCTTAGTTTTGAATggataataattatataatttcccCTTCCCTTGGAAAATGAGATTATATTGTAAATAGGATATATTGTAGCTGGTTTTATTGGCTTTTCTAGAACATTTGTTCCAACCTCATTGAAGTCTGAAAGTCTTTGGATTGGTTTTGTGAGAGGAATAGCGTTGGTTGCTACTCATTTACTGGTCTCTTCTTGTCATCTTCATCTCTTGATCACAAGTTTGAAGAGAAATTCTATGTTTAATTCTTCTGGTGTGCATTGATTGTTTTCAGGTAGTAACTTCTGATGTTGAAAGGATCTTGACGAAGGGAGCGTATATGTTGTTCTATGCAAGGTGAGATACCTCTCTCACTCTTTAAGATTGTGGATTATAATTGATCTGATTACTTATGCTACGTATCGAATGAATTGACAACAGGTGCTCTCCAATGCCTCCAAGACTAACAATGTGTACCAAAGCCGAAGCATCCAATAAAAAATGCAGGGTGCCAGTACCTAAAGCTAATGAGAAAACTACCATATCCATACCACGGCCTGTGTCTACTTCAAGTCCTGTGGTGTCTTCCAACACTCCCGGTGGTGGTCGATCTGGCAATATACAGTCGTTTTATTCCAGTTTCCAGAGGCTGCAGAGAATTTTAGAAGAGGACTCATCAAGTGACAGTTCTTCTCTCTTTGACAGCAACTCAGATGAATGCTCTTGTAGCACAGACAGTACAAGCACGGATGACTTTGCTGATTTCATTTTTGGAGATCATCAGGGACGGGCTCACGGACAGTCTGAGGCTCCTTCaccaacatcatcttcttcttcgtcttctcctgtCTTCACAAGGCATTCGCCTTTGAGTCGTTCTTCTCCAGAAACGTACGGAACCTCAAGACATCAGTTGCCTTTGGGAAGAGAAAGGTGAGAGGGATTTTTGTCCACCGGCCCGATTAAATCAAAGTAGTAGAACAAGTAGTTGATTACACGTAGATGGAGTGGTTTTATTAACAACCTCCCCTAGGCTTGGTGAAAGTGGTTAATGGGAAGTGGTATATAGTAGTGTACAGTGGGGAAGAGAGATTTTGCCCATGAAAATGTATCAGGTAATGGAAGGGAATTTACGTTTGTTAATAAGTTGTATTGATTTCACTATGATCATCAATAAAGCTAATCTAATTGCATCTCAACGCTGCTCTTTCACTACTTTACGATTTGCGTAACGTAGAATCTTGGAATTGACCAGGAAAGATTCAATGGATGTAATTCTGCAGATTACATATTTGGAGATCATATGATGTTTTcagggaaaaacaaaacaaaagaatcaatgataccaaagaagaaaatatccaaaaaaaaagagagaacattTAACATGTACTGCAAAGCAATCCTCTTAAAACTTGAAGAAGTATGATCCGGAAATAAACAGACATTGTGGAGAAGAAAAGAGACAGTATTATTAAAACATACAAGTGACAAACATTATCTGAAAGAAGTCATATCCGAGCCACATATGAATTGGCCTGTGTAACGTATCTAACCCAACGATATGGATTGTAACTACTTGATTTCTTTGCTATCTGCAAGTATTTGACCTGCATCACCCAATCCATTAGAGATGGTTGAAGAGGACGGTTAATGGTAATACAAGAAGGAAAAATCTCAAGAACCGGCGTTATACTTACCTGAAGTTTAGAAACATTGTACATTGGTATCGTGAAAGTCATGCTGACCGGCCCTGCTTCCTTTGTGATATTAcctaaaattgaaattgaaaactATCAGCAAGCAATACTTTATTTTTCTCTGAGAGAACGAATGAATAACTTTTGTCTTAGGGGGGGTCACCATGAAATTCCTGTGAAAACGTTAGCTTTGCACGCAGTGTATGTTCAGCCCCGCCAACAATCTACAACACCACAGTTGTTAGCTAATGGTAGCACAATACAATAGTTCAAAATACCACGTGAGAGATTAAACACTTGCCTTTTTTAAATTCCATTCAAGCATTTTGCTCGATTCCTTGAAATCTGTCCTCTGTCCAGCCGCACCGAGTTCCAACTCAAAACTAGCCCTGTCACAACAAACATAATCCGTTGAATCTATCTCAAGTGTGGTTCAGATTTTGGAATACCCAAAGCTAGAATTTATGAAACTGTATTTATGAAACTCTTCCCACATGTATCTCGGTAATGCACTTGTACAATAAAAAAAGTGATGTACCTGGAAGTATAATTTGGCAATGGCATCTGAACTGTAACTGTGTTGGCAATTATGTCTGAAGGGAATTCAGCACGTATTTTGATTATCACTTCAGCCTAAATTTTAGCAACCAGAAATATATGACTTAAGCACTGGGATAAAAAGTAAGAAATTTTTCTAGTTTTCATCTGACTCAGAAAACTTGTACGCATGAAATTTCACCTTAAGGCGTCCAGCCTCTTCAATCAAGGTATTAACATGAAAAGGAGGCTTGAACTCCTGGGTCATACGGTAATTCATTACTGGAAATTCACCATCTGGTGGAACCTGAAAAGCAGAACGCACGTTAAATAGCAATACAACATGCTATGACAAGATGTTTTctgtgaaatatattttaaagctCACCAGGGACAAAGTTCTATCAGAATCGAAGGTATCCAGACGAACAGACTCATGAAAATTGCAATCATCAAGTATCACCCCTGAACCTGAAGAACTCCTATAATCTGCAACATTTCAAGAGTGATGTTACCAAGGGTTAGATAGTCTTACCAGATCAACCCTACTTGATAATGATGAGCCTCAAAGAAGAATGCTACAGTAGTAGCAATATCTATTCAAGAATCGGGTTATGAAGAAAGCCTTGTAAGTGGAAACATGCAGTTTAGTTGACATTTAAAGCATTCTCAAAGCCCAAATTACGGAAAAAGACACCAAGATTTCAAAGAGTGAGACAAGATAGAATATCACGTAGATTCCTTCCTAAGATAATAATGTTGATTTAAAGGGGTGTAACAAGCAATACCATATACtgatcttcctcctcttcctatGTTTAGGTCTTCATTAAGAGCTAAACGAATTTCTGGATTACCAGAAAGATAGCTCTTCATTTGAATGGTGCCATCAATCTCAGAAGTCAGTATATAACCCTGTTCACAAATCAGAAAAATATGgatcattttcaattttcatcaaGACACTAACATTACGATGCAACTACATTTATTAGGACATAGTATCACTGATATGGCAAGGTGAAAAGAGTATGGCAAGACTTATATAGTTTTGGTATAATAAACTTCAAAAGAGTAACTACTCACGCTTGAACTAAAAGTAACACTGATTTTCTCGATGATGTCCACAAAAATTTCCTCTCTTCTCCGACCCCCAGGGTCATTAGCTACAACCGATTTCGTAACAGCTGTTCCAGGCATTCTTTTGGCTCCTTGCTGCATAACATTAATATAAAGGGCCAGTCACATATGACATACATACAAGgaggaggaaaaaaagaacaatcttACTGTGAAAATGGCGGCAGGATCGATAGGTTGAAGACGTGCAGGAGAAACCACAATAGGCTCATTGAATATATAGGATTTCAAAACCTCAGTAGATGTA from the Camelina sativa cultivar DH55 chromosome 12, Cs, whole genome shotgun sequence genome contains:
- the LOC104730998 gene encoding AP-4 complex subunit mu; the encoded protein is MMISQFFVLSQRGDNIVFRDYRAEVPKGSTETFFRKVKFWKEDGNAEAPPIFNVDGVNYFHVKVVGLYFVATTRVNVSPSLVLELLQRIARVIKDYLGVLNEDSFRKNFVLVYELLDEVIDFGYVQTTSTEVLKSYIFNEPIVVSPARLQPIDPAAIFTQGAKRMPGTAVTKSVVANDPGGRRREEIFVDIIEKISVTFSSSGYILTSEIDGTIQMKSYLSGNPEIRLALNEDLNIGRGGRSVYDYRSSSGSGVILDDCNFHESVRLDTFDSDRTLSLVPPDGEFPVMNYRMTQEFKPPFHVNTLIEEAGRLKAEVIIKIRAEFPSDIIANTVTVQMPLPNYTSRASFELELGAAGQRTDFKESSKMLEWNLKKIVGGAEHTLRAKLTFSQEFHGNITKEAGPVSMTFTIPMYNVSKLQVKYLQIAKKSSSYNPYRWVRYVTQANSYVARI